One segment of Acropora muricata isolate sample 2 chromosome 8, ASM3666990v1, whole genome shotgun sequence DNA contains the following:
- the LOC136924791 gene encoding uncharacterized protein isoform X5 produces the protein MLDSVDTWPPLARISEARGAELEVHDGWESDVNVQEEGYFTGDNVFVDYSVQKLNLQPNELGELHSGIMYIREHPGWHKRWFTINDHCLTCFQHQSESRMLFEIPLKGAKIVPTDRKKSKMFPLTLSVPRIHETITFATTEEHTCKEWVDVMNCVISSLQEDEETSDVPQSPSFLSYDSYSKVIRRELDSGKLGHFDKMLDGNECSNKRKVSCCLESPKIEKPLQNWAEKKDNVHSDGPLTQWKLGLDDEDEMLVMNNELTPHLDEDESFKELQEILPDIIQGLNGSTKGWKKKKKVIKAKSLGKVHEASEDRPQLYTCSGVKSSSTTDLQTVCPKVKRHSSLVTSLSSKAMRVKSRIAGSIFNKGRKDDSNKSHQDLINTKSTTFSGYLLRKKGPNWKNRWCIVKEHWLFCYKDFGVGTAELEIPLHDTLIKTVEHNYTGRRHMFVLICEREELFFAAESEAELDEWLLVLKDEIEAIEISVADSSDPTYLAAPAIASDVSVSAPSSPSASESKSKISSKWNRDLSPRAEAKKISMFSSLGNKLAKTKPKASLSSTFNAPEATYAEHDQDESTGEHTHFERLEVPPSRSVIEGFLNQRVDEDAWLKCWVRLEKHTLYIYDEKDSADSVVVKIKLSNCVVKDWSDKRWPFVMEIRRVLGRSHYLQAESETDYLKWKEGISSAIILSPKVTRRPVLTWSSTEDGSATSLPKSKCDSVERDDVFQKIEGSATSNPGRPNTPLNSSPRPSTAGDVSNSESDECECVVQTLAENVLEPVERWRSFSEGEQEEERKTRTKLHRSISNAIPVPPHFHDKRKRRSRTVPSIHVSPDLLEHVKHSSCLFMRCGKGLWTKRWCVLQQDRLHLFKRPDELTPMLSIPLRQCEVRRSTKKTKNFAFEINVPSEKEDYCFAAENEKVMLTWIRMLRVIAENEIQDNSLSKDQRKFCTGKDLKESEDLMQGSDRLPSKNGQIDHKGNGDELSSSPTEISKEQEALKAQGTKEEELSAQDSVIRPTSLDGVLRLLGDQKLLQQIGQQKFNRAKKAQDAWKRSAAAVLEDKRKASGYLDSEESDKRTPKGNTAGDAVRRRTVSMSAAQGRRKELELIPISVFQDTNDAIEQFEKLAEEEKLKTLKKETLLKKRRNSLTLEKDVLQKKIHKQTDVKSTVKKLLGKDEVTKVEDKQRVEERLLKVNQELANVEKDLMDNKMNEAQALDSLNVMKTRTVRKLSFVKPSGNNTASLLQQKRDSFKNSHSESSSSQGSIDDKSGRDSPKATPSLEASRKQSTAVSLAVLENELRKISPVGGRKLTLAGININNNIVKDPKHARVSLSSEGSQEDYTLRDSSIVIKHLELEKGISSESDGSVAGDSSFLPKKKFSDTAEVRRKKYSASGSQIAFHKLSVEIPTQDDIRLEDYKHRLSITSQKSVDESTAVRKLSVASERDPESHRTSLMNALSQIKDFEEFAAGSIGARK, from the exons ATGTTGGATTCAGTAGATACATGGCCCCCATTAGCAAGAATCTCAGAAGCCAGAGGTGCTGAGTTAGAAGTCCATGATGGCTGGGAAAGTGATGTTAATGTACAGGAAGAGGGTTATTTTACAGGGGATAATGTATTTGTTGATTACTCAGTTCAAAAACTTAACCTTCAGCCAAATGAGTTGGGTGAGCTTCATAGTGGTATTATGTACATTAGAGAACATCCTGGTTGGCATAAGAGATGGTTTACCATTAATGATCACTGTTTAACATGCTTTCAACACCAGTCTGAAAGTAGGATGTTATTTGAAATCCCTTTAAAAGGGGCCAAAATTGTCCCAACGGATAGGAAGAAGAGTAAGATGTTTCCGTTGACTTTGTCAGTTCCAAGAATACATGAAACTATTACTTTTGCAACGACAGAGGAGCATACCTGCAAGGAGTGGGTTGATGTTATGAATTGTGTAATTTCAAGTCTTCAAGAAGATGAAGAAACCTCAGATGTACCACAGAGTCCATCATTTTTATCGTATGACTCTTATTCCAAAGTCATTCGTAGAGAGTTAGATTCAGGCAAACTTGGTCATTTTGATAAAATGCTAGATGGAAATGAGTgttcaaacaaaagaaaggttTCATGCTGTCTTGAGTCaccaaaaatagaaaaaccTCTTCAGAACTGGGCAGAAAAGAAAGACAATGTACATTCAGATGGGCCCTTGACTCAGTGGAAATTAGGCcttgatgatgaagatgaaatgctTGTCATGAACAATGAGCTTACACCACATCTAGATGAGGATGAATCATTTAAGGAGCTACAAGAG ATATTACCTGATATTATTCAAGGATTAAATGGCTCAACTAAAggatggaaaaagaaaaagaaggttATAAAAGCAAAATCTCTAGGAAAAGTGCATG AAGCCTCAGAAGATAGACCTCAACTGTACACTTGTAGTGGGGTAAAGTCTTCTTCAACCACTGATCTTCAAACTGTATGCCCAAAAGTAAAAAGACACAGTTCCTTGGTAACTTCATTGTCCTCTAAAGCTATGCGTGTGAAATCAAGAATAGCAGGGTCCATTTTCAATAAAG GTCGAAAAGATGACTCCAACAAAAGCCATCAAGATCTTATAAACACAAAAAGCACAACATTTTCAGGATATTTACTTCGAAAGAAAGGTCCTAACTGGAAAAACCGTTGGTGTATTGTCAAAGAACATTGGCTGTTTTGCTACAAAGATTTTGGAGTTGGCACAGCGGAGTTGGAGATTCCTCTACACGATACTTTAATCAAAACAGTTGAACACAACTACACAGGAAGACGGCACATGTTTGTTTTAATATgtgaaagagaagagctctttTTTGCTGCGGAAAGTGAAGCTGAACTAGATGAATGGTTATTGGTGTTGAAAGATGAAATAGAAGCTATTGAAA TCTCTGTGGCAGATTCATCTGATCCAACTTACTTGGCAGCACCTGCAATTGCTTCAGATGTCTCTGTTTCCGCGCCAAGTAGCCCATCTGCATCAGAAAGTAAATCCAAGATATCAAGCAAATGGAACAGGGATCTTTCGCCTAGAGCTgaggccaaaaaaatatcgatGTTTAGTTCATTGGGGAATAAACTTGCCAAGACAAAGCCTAAAGCTAGTCTTAGTTCTACATTCAACGCACCCGAAGCAACTTACGCTGAGCATGACCAAG ATGAATCAACCGGAGAACATACTCATTTTGAAAGACTTGAAGTACCTCCCTCTCGCTCGGTGATTGAGGGCTTTCTGAATCAACGCGTAGATGAAGACGCTTGGCTAAAATGTTGG GTACGGCTCGAAAAGCACACACTTTATATTTACGACGAAAAGGACAGCGCAGATTCGGTTGTAGTGAAAATCAAGCTCAGTAACTGTGTTGTGAAGGATTGGAGTGACAAGAGGTGGCCGTTTGTTATGGAGATCAGAAGGGTCCTGGGGCGATCCCACTATCTTCAGGCCGAAAGCGAAACAG ACTATCTAAAGTGGAAGGAAGGAATCAGCAGTGCTATAATACTTTCACCAAAAGTTACACGTAGGCCTGTGTTGACTTGGAGTTCAACTGAGGATGGCTCAGCGACTTCGCTGCCTAAATCAAAATGTGATTCTGTTGAAAGAGATGACGTGTTTCAAAAGATAGAAGGAAGTGCTACATCAAACCCTGGAAGACCAAACACACCACTCAATTCTTCTCCACGG CCATCAACCGCTGGAGACGTGTCAAACTCAGAAAGCGATGAATGTGAATGCGTTGTACAGACGCTTGCAGAGAACGTTTTGGAACCCGTGGAAAGATGGCGGTCATTTTCCGAGGGAGAGCAG GAGGAAGAGAGAAAAACAAGAACGAAGCTGCATCGCTCCATTTCTAACGCCATCCCAGTCCCTCCACATTTCCACGATAAACGCAAACGTCGTAGCCGTACTGTCCCAAGCATTCACGTGTCCCCGGATCTGTTGGAGCATGTCAAACACTCTTCCTGCCTTTTCATGCGCTGTGGAAAAGGGCTTTGGACCAAGCGCTGGTGCGTCTTGCAACAGGACAGGTTGCACTTGTTTAAGCGACCAGATGAGTTAACACCCATGTTATCAATTCCGCTGAGGCAATGCGAAGTGAGGCGCTCCACCAAGAAGACCAAGAACTTTGCTTTTGAAATTAACGTTCCGTCGGAAAAGGAGGATTACTGCTTTGCTGCGGAAAACGAGAAAGTGATGTTAACTTGGATCAGAATGTTGAGAGTGATAGCTGAGAATGAGATACAAGATAACAG CTTGTCAAAAGATCAGAGGAAGTTTTGCACCGGCAAGGACCTGAAAGAATCCGAAGACCTCATGCAAGGCTCAGACAGGTTGCCAtctaaaaatggacaaattgaTCATAAAGGAAATGGAGACGAACTATCAAGTTCTCCAACAGAGATTTCAAAGGAACAAGAAGCGTTAAAAGCACAAGGAACCAAAGAAGAAGAGCTTTCCGCGCAAGACAGTGTCATTAGACCGACCTCACTTGATGGTGTACTCAGGCTTCTTGGAGACCAAAAACTGCTGCAGCAAATTGGGCAGCAAAAATTCAACAGAGCAAAGAAGGCTCAAGACGCATGGAAAAGGTCGGCGGCTGCGGTGTTAGAAGACAAACGAAAAGCATCGGGATATTTAGATTCAGAAGAATCTGATAAAAGAACTCCGAAGGGAAATACAGCTGGTGATGCAGTAAGACGAAGAACAGTGTCCATGTCGGCAGCACAGGGAAGGCGCAAGGAACTTGAGTTAATTCCAATAAGTGTCTTTCAAGACACTAACGACGCAattgaacaatttgaaaaactCGCCGAGGAAGAAAAGCTGAAAACCCTGAAGAAGGAGACTTTGTTGAAAAAGCGACGAAATTCTTTGACGTTAGAGAAGGATGTGTTACAAAAGAAGATTCATAAACAAACAGATGTGAAAAGTACGGTCAAGAAGCTGCTTGGTAAAGATGAGGTTACAAAGGTTGAAGATAAGCAGCGGGTGGAGGAAAGACTTCTAAAGGTTAATCAGGAATTGGCAAATGTTGAAAAAGACTTGATGGATAATAAAATGAACGAAGCACAAGCTTTGGACAGTTTAAACGTCATGAAAACAAGAACGGTGAGGAAGCTTTCATTTGTTAAACCCTCTGGTAACAACACTGCATCATTATTACAACAAAAGAGAGACTCGTTTAAAAACTCTCATTCGGAATCTTCATCATCTCAGGGATCCATTGATGATAAATCAGGCCGAGACTCGCCAAAGGCGACACCTTCACTCGAAGCCTCGCGCAAACAAAGCACAGCTGTGTCACTGGCTGTTCTGGAAAACGAACTGAGAAAAATATCTCCAGTGGGCGGTCGTAAGCTTACGTTAGCCGGCATTAatatcaacaataacattgttaaAGATCCAAAGCACGCCCGAGTTTCCTTGTCATCTGAGGGCTCTCAAGAGGATTATACGTTAAGAGACTCTTCCATTGTTATCAAGCACTTAGAGCTTGAAAAAGGAATATCATCGGAATCCGATGGCTCGGTGGCCGGTGATTCATCCTTTTTACCCAAAAAGAAGTTTTCCGATACTGCAGAAGTTAGGCGAAAGAAATACTCAGCATCCGGGTCACAAATTGCATTCCACAAACTGTCCGTGGAAATTCCAACCCAAGATGACATAAGACTAGAGGACTATAAACACAGGCTCTCTATTACGTCCCAAAAAAGTGTTGATGAAAGTACGGCCGTGAGAAAATTGTCTGTCGCCTCCGAAAGGGACCCAGAAAGTCACCGCACAAGTTTGATGAATGCTTTGTCTCAGATCAAG GACTTTGAAGAATTTGCAGCTGGTTCCATCGGGGCAAGGAAATAG